The Halorientalis sp. IM1011 genome window below encodes:
- a CDS encoding zinc-dependent alcohol dehydrogenase: MRALTWHGKQDVRIEDVPRPEIVNPTDAIIEVTATAICGSDLHLYHGRVPSMREGDVLGHEPMGEVIEVGEEVETLEVGDRVVVPFTISCGECWFCENDLYSLCDNSNPNAEIAREVMGHSPAGLFGYSHMLGGYAGGQAEYLRVPYADVGPIEVESDLSDEQLLFLSDIFPTGYMAAENADIDPADTVAVWGCGPVGQFAIQSAQLLGADRVIAIDRFPERLAMAREHGDAVTIDYSEEDVYHRLMELTGNRGPDSCIDAVGTDAHGTGLLDASDRVKRSVKLEDDRPYVLREAIRCCRKGGTLSVPGVYVGRMDNFPFGPLMNKGLTVKTGQTHVQRYLEPLLETIEDGEIDPSFVVTHEADLGKGPELYETFNDKADDCIKVVLTP, translated from the coding sequence ATGAGAGCGCTCACCTGGCACGGCAAGCAGGACGTTCGGATCGAAGACGTCCCCCGGCCCGAGATCGTCAACCCGACGGACGCGATAATCGAGGTCACGGCGACCGCGATCTGTGGCTCCGACCTCCACCTCTATCACGGCCGCGTGCCGTCGATGCGGGAGGGCGACGTGCTCGGCCACGAGCCGATGGGCGAGGTGATCGAGGTCGGCGAGGAGGTCGAGACGCTCGAAGTGGGGGATCGGGTCGTCGTCCCGTTCACGATCAGCTGTGGGGAGTGCTGGTTCTGCGAGAACGACCTCTACTCACTCTGTGACAACTCCAACCCCAACGCCGAGATCGCCCGCGAGGTCATGGGCCACTCGCCGGCCGGCCTGTTCGGCTACTCCCACATGCTCGGGGGGTACGCCGGCGGGCAGGCGGAGTACCTCCGGGTCCCCTATGCCGACGTAGGACCGATCGAGGTCGAGTCGGATCTCTCCGACGAGCAGCTCCTCTTCCTCTCGGATATCTTCCCGACGGGCTACATGGCCGCCGAGAACGCCGACATCGACCCCGCCGACACGGTGGCGGTCTGGGGCTGTGGGCCGGTCGGCCAGTTCGCCATCCAGAGCGCTCAACTGCTCGGTGCGGATCGGGTGATCGCCATCGACCGGTTCCCCGAACGGCTGGCGATGGCCCGCGAACACGGCGACGCCGTGACCATCGACTACTCCGAGGAGGACGTCTACCACCGGCTGATGGAGTTGACCGGGAACCGCGGACCGGACAGCTGTATCGACGCGGTCGGAACCGACGCCCACGGCACCGGCCTCCTCGACGCCTCCGACCGGGTGAAACGCTCGGTGAAACTGGAGGACGACCGGCCATACGTCCTCCGGGAGGCGATCCGGTGCTGTCGGAAGGGCGGGACCCTCTCGGTCCCCGGCGTCTACGTCGGCCGGATGGACAACTTCCCCTTTGGCCCGCTGATGAACAAGGGACTGACGGTGAAGACCGGCCAGACCCACGTCCAGCGCTACCTCGAACCGCTGCTGGAGACGATCGAAGATGGGGAGATCGACCCCTCCTTCGTCGTCACCCACGAGGCCGACCTCGGAAAGGGGCCGGAACTCTACGAGACGTTCAACGACAAAGCGGACGATTGTATCAAGGTCGTGTTGACGCCGTAG